In the genome of Streptomyces sp. P3, the window CGTAGCCGATGCCGAGGTCCACGGCATGCAGCTCGACTTCCGCCCACCGCCGGAACGGCACGCGGGCCGCCGCGTCGACGATGCCGTTGCGCAGCTCCACCGTGCGCGACCAGTCCGCGGGCGCGGCTCCGGCCGCCTGCAAGCGGGCCGCGCTCTCCCGGACGTCCGCGAGCTGGACCTGAAGGGGCCGCGGGGCGTCCCGCTCGATGTCGGCGTCGCGTACCTGTGCGTCGGCGTACATGGGACGGCCCTCGAGGACGTTCACCAGGGCGTCCGCGTTGCGGGCGAGGTGGGCGAGGACATGGCCGCGGCTCCAGCCGGGCAGCCGCGACGGCTCGGCGACCGACGCGTCGTCCCGGCCGGCGACCGCGTTGAGCAGCCGTTCGGTCGCGGTGCGTACGGACTCCAGGTCATGAGCGTGATCAATCATGGTGCTGACCTTAGCCTCGCCACTCGTTCGGGTGAAGGTGGTCGCCCGAGCCCGCTATTCGAATGCACGTGCTATAAGGTCGGTGGCGGCGTCAGGCATGCTGGAAGGCCGGGGATTGTTGTGAACCGGTGAACCCCGGCTGAATCCCGACCGGCGTTGTCAGTGGCTCGCCCTAGTCTGAGGAAGACGGGGGCCCCGCCCCTGTCACTTCTCTCAAGAAAGGTGCGGACCGGCGTGGCCGACCGTCTCATCGTCCGTGGCGCGCGCGAGCACAACCTCAAGAATGTCTCGCTCGACCTGCCACGCGACTCGCTCATCGTCTTCACGGGCCTGTCGGGGTCGGGCAAGTCCTCGCTGGCCTTCGACACCATCTTCGCCGAGGGCCAGCGGCGCTACGTCGAGTCCCTCTCGTCCTACGCCCGCCAGTTCCTCGGGCAGATGGACAAGCCGGACGTCGACTTCATCGAGGGCCTCTCCCCGGCCGTCTCGATCGACCAGAAGTCGACCTCGCGCAACCCGCGCTCCACGGTGGGCACGATCACCGAGGTCTACGACTACCTGCGGCTGCTCTTCGCGCGCATCGGCAAGCCGCACTGTCCCGAGTGCGCCCGGCCGATCACCCGCCAGTCGCCGCAGGCCATCGTCGACAAGGTGCTGGAGCTGCCGGAGGGCAGCCGCTTCCAGGTGCTCTCGCCGCTGGTGCGCGAGCGCAAGGGCGAGTTCGTCGACCTCTTCGCCGATCTCCAGACCAAGGGCTACAGCCGCGCGCGGGTGGACGGCGAGACGGTCCAGCTGTCCAGCCCGCCCACGCTGAAGAAGCAGGAGAAGCACACCAT includes:
- a CDS encoding maleylpyruvate isomerase family mycothiol-dependent enzyme; translation: MIDHAHDLESVRTATERLLNAVAGRDDASVAEPSRLPGWSRGHVLAHLARNADALVNVLEGRPMYADAQVRDADIERDAPRPLQVQLADVRESAARLQAAGAAPADWSRTVELRNGIVDAAARVPFRRWAEVELHAVDLGIGYELEDLPAEFTERETEFLAERFTGHPDVPPTRLTDGTRAWRTGRKADEPEVTVTGTPADLLGWLAGRRDGAGLTVDGGPLPALPPL